From the Streptomyces nigrescens genome, one window contains:
- a CDS encoding RICIN domain-containing protein, whose translation MAFTAGMMSPLGAVQARAADGECTTELECLVAYSKLEAPNWRVLDIGRGWGGDGMAALGSAYVYPKNGNGSDNQRFQFRNTGDGSFQMVVRDSKKCVSRDNPIQLREVDCANNEDQKWYLQPSPSGGFMIRSVKDDMCLNARGGHSGQNFVYHSNQVTTNTCAQGDQASFFSIQDMSLPEESGHNTQAMRTLAAEYAMTKCDKDKSYCKWETTQQGEAVPGNPICRGNPVKNSGTEPATTKFVQSETSINSETVGGFIQNSIESGVELSLGKSDVASLKISQKFSRTWQSNYARTTGEQKTWSQEVTPTIPAGQWAWLEERPMTRKLTGKFVFGMNDWAQWEFSGDSNNPMVANIVLGGDGSKNNSLWEIKTGTTPPTSC comes from the coding sequence ATGGCATTCACGGCCGGAATGATGTCGCCGCTGGGGGCAGTTCAGGCGCGAGCGGCGGACGGCGAGTGCACGACGGAGCTGGAGTGCCTGGTCGCCTACAGCAAGCTGGAGGCCCCCAACTGGCGGGTGCTGGACATCGGGCGCGGCTGGGGTGGTGACGGTATGGCAGCCCTCGGGAGCGCCTATGTCTACCCCAAGAACGGCAACGGCAGCGACAATCAGAGGTTCCAGTTCCGGAATACCGGCGACGGCAGCTTCCAGATGGTCGTCCGTGACAGCAAGAAGTGCGTATCGAGGGACAACCCGATTCAGCTGCGCGAGGTGGACTGCGCCAACAACGAGGACCAGAAGTGGTATCTCCAGCCGTCACCGTCCGGCGGGTTCATGATCCGCTCGGTGAAGGATGACATGTGCCTGAATGCCAGGGGCGGGCACTCCGGACAGAATTTCGTCTACCACTCGAACCAGGTGACCACCAACACCTGCGCCCAGGGTGACCAGGCCTCCTTCTTCAGCATCCAGGACATGTCGCTCCCGGAGGAGTCGGGCCACAACACTCAGGCCATGCGGACACTCGCGGCCGAGTACGCGATGACCAAGTGCGACAAGGACAAGTCCTACTGCAAGTGGGAGACCACGCAGCAGGGCGAGGCCGTCCCCGGGAACCCGATATGCCGCGGCAATCCCGTAAAGAACTCGGGGACGGAGCCCGCGACGACCAAGTTCGTCCAGTCGGAGACCAGCATCAACTCCGAAACCGTCGGAGGGTTCATCCAGAATTCCATCGAGTCGGGCGTGGAGCTGTCGCTCGGGAAGTCGGACGTGGCCTCGCTCAAGATCTCGCAGAAGTTCAGCCGGACCTGGCAGAGCAACTATGCCCGCACCACAGGTGAGCAGAAGACCTGGTCGCAGGAGGTGACACCCACTATTCCCGCCGGCCAGTGGGCATGGCTGGAAGAGCGGCCGATGACCCGGAAACTGACCGGGAAGTTCGTCTTCGGCATGAATGACTGGGCGCAGTGGGAGTTCAGCGGCGACAGCAACAACCCGATGGTCGCCAACATCGTTCTCGGTGGCGACGGAAGCAAGAACAACTCGCTGTGGGAGATCAAGACCGGTACGACCCCGCCGACGAGCTGCTGA
- a CDS encoding DUF397 domain-containing protein has product MRTIDLSTVTWRKSSYSNSDGGQCIEVSDDLLTAATWRKSSYSNPDGGACIEVADNFPALVPVRDSKNPQGPALTFEASAWATFVTAVKNSELHGA; this is encoded by the coding sequence GTGCGAACCATCGACCTGAGCACCGTGACGTGGCGCAAGTCCAGCTACAGCAACTCCGACGGCGGCCAGTGCATCGAGGTCTCCGACGACCTCCTCACCGCCGCCACCTGGCGCAAGAGCAGCTACAGCAACCCGGACGGCGGCGCCTGCATCGAGGTGGCCGACAACTTCCCCGCCCTCGTCCCCGTACGCGACAGCAAGAACCCCCAAGGCCCCGCCCTCACCTTCGAGGCCTCCGCCTGGGCAACCTTCGTCACCGCCGTGAAGAACAGCGAACTCCACGGCGCCTGA
- a CDS encoding peptidase, with the protein MTTQDHQGAVEAADGQTLAAAAGGLTYPVAPGYRVKVRKGPGTDYPVVRQLAEGATIQIRCQQYGEKVSGPYGTSDIWDNIAPGQYISDTYVRTGSSGMVAQRCTS; encoded by the coding sequence ATGACCACACAGGACCATCAGGGCGCCGTGGAAGCGGCCGACGGCCAGACGCTCGCCGCCGCGGCGGGCGGTCTCACCTATCCCGTCGCGCCCGGCTACCGCGTCAAGGTCCGCAAGGGACCCGGCACCGACTACCCGGTCGTTCGGCAGCTCGCCGAGGGCGCGACCATCCAGATCCGCTGCCAGCAGTACGGCGAGAAGGTCAGCGGCCCGTACGGCACCTCGGACATCTGGGACAACATCGCGCCCGGCCAGTACATCTCCGACACCTACGTCCGCACCGGCAGCAGCGGCATGGTCGCGCAGCGCTGCACGAGCTGA
- a CDS encoding NAD(P)/FAD-dependent oxidoreductase, with translation MTSVAKRGGTRGRTARGRVVVLGGGYAGTMAALRLAPYAQVTLVDPGDRFTERVRLHELAAGRPEVSHSRARMLHGTGIEHLAARATSLDPDARAVHTDSGRTLLYDRLVYALGSHTDPRGIGERAFTAESAAALHKRLLDGPGALTVVGGGLTGIEMATEIAESHPAWQVRLLTGGEIGGGLSVRGRAHVRTVLDRLGVRVEEGRQIADADGVDADAVLWAGSLRATGGLAHDAGLVTDPVTGRLRVDAMLRSVSHPDIYAAGDAAAARTPRAGALRMACATALPTGSHVAGAIAAELRGAAPRPLSYGFFVQCVSLGRHDALIQSVRADDTPRERVLTGRPAARVKEQVVRNAVRVLRLAARRPGVIPLIPGIG, from the coding sequence ATGACGAGCGTGGCGAAGCGAGGGGGCACCCGAGGGCGCACGGCACGGGGGAGGGTCGTGGTCCTCGGCGGCGGCTACGCGGGGACGATGGCCGCACTCCGGCTCGCCCCGTACGCGCAGGTGACCCTGGTCGACCCCGGCGACCGGTTCACCGAGCGCGTCCGCCTGCACGAACTGGCCGCCGGCCGCCCCGAGGTGAGCCACTCCCGGGCCCGGATGCTGCACGGCACCGGCATCGAGCATCTTGCCGCCCGCGCCACCTCCCTCGACCCGGACGCCCGCGCCGTGCACACCGACAGCGGCCGCACCCTCCTCTACGACCGGCTCGTCTACGCCCTGGGCAGCCACACCGACCCGCGCGGCATCGGCGAGAGGGCCTTCACCGCTGAGAGCGCCGCCGCCCTCCACAAGCGGCTGCTGGACGGCCCGGGTGCGCTGACCGTGGTCGGCGGCGGGCTGACCGGCATCGAGATGGCCACCGAGATCGCCGAGTCCCACCCCGCATGGCAGGTCCGGCTGCTCACCGGCGGCGAGATCGGCGGCGGGCTGTCGGTCCGCGGCCGGGCCCATGTCCGTACCGTCCTCGACCGGTTGGGCGTCCGCGTCGAGGAGGGGCGCCAGATCGCCGACGCGGACGGTGTCGATGCCGACGCCGTGCTGTGGGCCGGGTCCCTGAGGGCCACCGGTGGTCTCGCCCACGACGCGGGTCTGGTCACCGACCCGGTCACCGGCAGGCTCCGGGTCGACGCGATGCTCCGCTCGGTCAGCCACCCCGACATCTATGCCGCGGGCGATGCGGCCGCGGCCCGTACGCCCCGCGCCGGCGCCCTGCGGATGGCCTGCGCCACCGCGCTGCCCACGGGCTCGCACGTCGCCGGCGCGATCGCCGCCGAGCTGCGCGGCGCCGCGCCCCGGCCGCTGTCGTACGGCTTCTTCGTGCAGTGCGTGAGCCTGGGCCGGCACGACGCCCTGATCCAGTCGGTACGGGCCGACGACACCCCGCGCGAACGGGTACTGACGGGCCGCCCGGCCGCCCGGGTCAAGGAACAGGTGGTCCGCAACGCCGTCCGCGTCCTGCGTCTCGCGGCCCGCCGCCCGGGCGTCATCCCGCTGATCCCGGGGATCGGCTAG
- a CDS encoding class I SAM-dependent methyltransferase gives MPQPSEQEQLPLTPQPLQPATPPRHATLARAFDAVAAQYAAARPGYPPALFDAIEELAGQPLAGARVLDVGAGTGIATRLLAERGARVTALEPGAAMATELRTAHPAIPLVRALGDALPFRDDAGFDLVGYAQAWHWTDPARSVPEALRVLRPGGALALWWNIPDPDVNWAAAQEARIARRLPDYHSHSVAPEAADLIRGLGLGLRPVSRVLHWTRRVPLDTHLAMLGSRSYFSAIGPAAAAPVLAAERAALHDVFPDGIVEEAYALNLTVTLRPPAPS, from the coding sequence ATGCCGCAGCCATCCGAGCAGGAGCAACTCCCCCTGACACCACAGCCGTTGCAGCCGGCGACGCCACCACGCCACGCCACCCTCGCGCGAGCCTTCGACGCGGTGGCCGCCCAGTACGCCGCCGCCCGGCCCGGCTACCCACCGGCGCTCTTCGACGCGATCGAGGAGTTGGCCGGGCAACCGCTGGCGGGGGCGCGGGTGCTGGACGTCGGGGCAGGCACCGGTATCGCGACCAGGCTGCTGGCCGAGCGCGGTGCGCGGGTCACCGCCCTGGAGCCGGGCGCCGCCATGGCCACCGAGCTGCGCACCGCCCACCCCGCCATCCCCCTCGTCCGCGCCCTCGGCGACGCGCTGCCGTTCCGTGACGACGCGGGCTTCGACCTCGTCGGCTACGCACAGGCCTGGCACTGGACCGACCCGGCCCGCTCCGTCCCGGAGGCGCTGAGGGTGCTGCGTCCCGGCGGCGCGCTCGCCCTGTGGTGGAACATCCCCGACCCGGACGTCAATTGGGCCGCCGCACAGGAGGCCAGGATCGCCCGCCGCCTGCCGGACTACCACAGCCACAGCGTTGCGCCGGAGGCCGCTGACCTGATCCGCGGCCTCGGACTCGGCCTGCGCCCCGTCTCCCGGGTCCTGCACTGGACCCGGCGCGTCCCCCTCGACACCCACCTCGCGATGCTGGGCAGCCGCTCGTACTTCTCCGCCATCGGCCCGGCTGCCGCCGCCCCCGTCCTCGCCGCCGAGCGGGCCGCCCTGCACGACGTCTTCCCGGACGGCATCGTCGAGGAGGCCTACGCGCTCAACCTGACTGTCACACTCCGGCCACCCGCCCCGTCCTAA
- the sigJ gene encoding RNA polymerase sigma factor SigJ, producing the protein MTEQEQKAGTETGTGAGVPGRVADGPAGDRLAQFEEQRGRLWAIAYRIMGTVTDADDAVQEAWLRWQALPGEQTVASPRGYLTTVVSRICYDLLGSARARRETYVGPWLPEPLLHGTGGPLPLGGAVPEGPGGPEDRVTLDESVGMALLTVLERLTPAERTAFILHDVFSVPFPEIAEAVGRTPDSVRQLASRARKRVRAEAPRRTVDRAEHRRTVEAFLSAVMGGDFEALLSVLDPEVIWRSDGGGKVSAARRPVLGREKVARFVQGLVTRGAQREGLRVALAEVNGATGLVFVDPAGEQSGVFAFTVHAGQITEVDAVTNPDKLAHLDLDRL; encoded by the coding sequence ATGACGGAGCAGGAGCAGAAGGCGGGGACGGAGACGGGGACGGGTGCGGGTGTGCCCGGACGAGTGGCGGACGGCCCGGCCGGGGACCGGCTCGCGCAGTTCGAGGAGCAGCGCGGACGGCTGTGGGCCATCGCCTACCGGATCATGGGCACGGTCACCGACGCCGATGACGCCGTCCAAGAGGCCTGGCTGCGCTGGCAGGCGCTACCGGGCGAGCAGACCGTGGCCAGCCCGCGCGGCTACCTCACCACCGTCGTCAGCCGCATCTGCTACGACCTGCTGGGCTCGGCCCGCGCCCGCCGTGAGACCTACGTCGGGCCCTGGCTGCCGGAGCCGCTGCTCCACGGCACCGGCGGTCCGCTGCCCCTGGGCGGCGCGGTCCCCGAGGGCCCGGGCGGCCCCGAGGACCGGGTCACCCTCGACGAATCGGTCGGGATGGCGCTGCTGACCGTATTGGAACGGCTCACCCCGGCCGAACGCACCGCCTTCATCCTCCATGACGTCTTCTCGGTCCCCTTCCCGGAGATCGCCGAGGCGGTCGGCCGCACCCCGGATTCCGTACGGCAGTTGGCCTCCCGCGCCCGCAAGCGCGTACGGGCCGAGGCGCCGCGCCGCACCGTCGACCGGGCCGAGCACCGCCGCACCGTCGAGGCCTTCCTTTCGGCCGTCATGGGGGGCGATTTCGAGGCGCTGCTGTCCGTCCTCGACCCCGAGGTCATCTGGCGTTCGGACGGCGGCGGCAAGGTGTCCGCCGCACGCCGGCCGGTGCTGGGCCGCGAGAAGGTGGCCCGCTTCGTGCAGGGCCTGGTCACGCGTGGCGCCCAACGGGAGGGGCTGCGGGTGGCGTTGGCGGAGGTCAACGGCGCCACCGGGCTGGTCTTCGTCGACCCGGCGGGCGAGCAGTCCGGGGTGTTCGCCTTCACCGTCCACGCCGGGCAGATCACGGAGGTGGACGCCGTCACCAACCCCGACAAGCTCGCCCACCTGGACCTCGACCGGCTGTAA
- a CDS encoding LysR family transcriptional regulator yields the protein MKLNLHRLWVFEQVVECGGFSAAARKLYMSQPSVSQHVHKLEVSLRTTLIDRSGPRLRLTAQGAVLLQYAQRFSSLAQETAAAIDQLSGAPSGRLVVGSTATYSSYLLLPMFGRFAELFPGVERQLRTGNTTEITRQLTDGEVRLAVLPGDRAGASPHYRVEPLLEEQLLLVAHPGHPLAGHAVSPADLAQQRFLFREEGSATRRAQDDALALWGLPPSRCPGVTGNETLKQAAAAGLGIAVMPQRCVTQELRDGHLALLRPDPGLPACTIVLATARETSLSPAEQEFASLLRTKGDA from the coding sequence ATGAAGCTCAACTTGCACCGTCTGTGGGTCTTCGAGCAGGTCGTGGAGTGCGGGGGGTTCTCCGCCGCGGCGCGGAAGCTCTATATGAGCCAGCCCTCGGTCTCCCAGCATGTGCACAAGCTGGAAGTCTCCTTGCGTACCACCCTCATCGACCGGTCCGGTCCGCGCCTGCGGCTGACGGCTCAGGGCGCCGTGCTCCTCCAGTACGCCCAGCGGTTCTCGTCCCTCGCGCAGGAGACGGCGGCGGCCATCGACCAGCTATCGGGTGCCCCTTCGGGGCGCCTCGTAGTGGGCAGCACGGCCACCTACAGCAGCTATCTGCTCCTGCCGATGTTCGGCCGGTTCGCCGAGCTCTTTCCTGGTGTCGAGCGGCAGCTGAGGACCGGCAATACGACGGAGATCACCCGGCAGTTGACGGATGGAGAGGTGCGTCTGGCCGTTCTGCCCGGTGACCGGGCGGGAGCGTCACCGCATTACCGTGTGGAGCCGCTCCTGGAAGAGCAGCTGCTCCTTGTCGCACACCCGGGGCATCCGCTGGCCGGACACGCGGTGAGTCCGGCCGACCTCGCGCAGCAGCGCTTTCTGTTCCGGGAAGAGGGCTCCGCGACGCGCCGGGCCCAGGATGACGCCCTGGCCCTCTGGGGGCTGCCGCCCTCGCGGTGTCCTGGGGTCACGGGGAACGAGACGCTCAAGCAGGCGGCGGCCGCCGGTCTCGGTATCGCGGTGATGCCGCAGCGCTGCGTGACCCAGGAGTTGCGGGACGGGCATCTGGCGTTGCTCAGGCCCGACCCGGGGCTGCCCGCCTGCACCATCGTGCTGGCCACCGCCCGCGAGACCTCACTCTCGCCGGCCGAGCAGGAATTCGCTTCGCTGCTCCGCACCAAGGGTGATGCATAA
- a CDS encoding DUF5753 domain-containing protein — protein sequence MPPRRAVTGRSQEPRKRFVEELRLLRAQKGDSLRHLGDVLGWDWSLFGKMEKGETLGGPEVAQALDQHYGTPGLLLTLWELALGDPSQFREQYRRYMALESEAVSLWHYAVGVLPGLLQTAEYAHEVLVAGGLKGTELTRQVEARVGRRELMTSEDPPRFRTILSETVLRTPLCNGQAWREQLQYLAAAAEQPNVTLQVLPHGARLHALASTDVMFLRLLDGRAVAYTESALHGELVEETGRVERLQRAYDAVRDLALTPAETRKFIGQMLEEVPCEPST from the coding sequence ATGCCACCGAGGCGAGCGGTCACCGGTCGCAGCCAGGAGCCCCGCAAACGCTTCGTGGAAGAGCTGCGATTACTGCGCGCCCAGAAGGGCGACAGCCTCCGGCATCTCGGTGACGTACTGGGGTGGGACTGGTCGCTGTTCGGCAAGATGGAGAAGGGCGAGACCCTCGGCGGCCCGGAGGTCGCACAGGCCTTGGACCAGCATTACGGGACGCCGGGGCTGCTGCTGACGTTGTGGGAGTTGGCGCTCGGCGACCCGAGCCAGTTCCGCGAGCAATACCGGCGCTACATGGCACTGGAATCCGAAGCGGTGAGCCTTTGGCACTACGCCGTGGGCGTCCTGCCCGGTCTGCTCCAGACAGCGGAGTACGCACACGAAGTCCTCGTGGCAGGTGGCCTCAAGGGTACGGAGCTGACACGGCAGGTCGAAGCGCGCGTAGGGCGACGCGAGTTGATGACGAGCGAGGATCCGCCGCGGTTTCGCACCATCCTGTCGGAAACGGTGCTCCGTACGCCGCTGTGCAATGGACAGGCATGGCGAGAGCAGCTGCAGTACTTGGCCGCGGCTGCCGAGCAGCCGAACGTGACGCTCCAGGTGCTTCCTCACGGCGCCAGGCTGCATGCGCTGGCAAGTACGGACGTGATGTTTCTGCGACTGCTGGACGGACGCGCCGTGGCTTACACGGAGAGCGCCCTCCACGGCGAACTGGTCGAGGAAACAGGGCGGGTTGAGCGTCTGCAACGCGCGTACGATGCTGTTCGCGACCTCGCGTTGACCCCAGCCGAGACGCGGAAGTTCATCGGGCAGATGTTGGAGGAAGTGCCGTGCGAACCATCGACCTGA
- a CDS encoding serine/threonine-protein kinase, giving the protein MPSLRDSGIGPEAEHPEYAGQYRLEARLGSGGMGVVHLARSSSGLLLAVKVIHAEFAQDPEFRGRFRQEVAAARRVSGAFTAPVVDADPDAERPWMATLHIPGPTLSDHVKRNGPLAVDEVRRLASGLAEALRDIHRAGVVHRDLKPGNVLLATDGPKVIDFGISRPSDSEMRTETGKLIGTPPFMAPEQFQRPREVGPAADVFALGSVLVHAATGRGPFDSESPYLVAYQVVHDEADLAGVPPELVPLVESCLAKDPADRPTPDALMELLRTDTPADVPIGGLLPGGAVAGGALPGGVVPGGVVAGDAVPYGAAAGEAVTGEALPHGEVGGTSAPGRVVPPARIPEQRQPIQRRPQQPQPQPVRAEATPSRAETTHVRAPAPVDHPDGPGLPGLPGLPGLPDDADHPGPPGWPTAPADSATPHHPARSRTRTRPRSRSGSRLRARRWPLWAAVALVVTGAGTYAGVQALSPGGTGQDPALQTHPSRNGRADFHPWRTTLVERPKGYDAELPHCTTGSGAVFCGQPGVLAARLDPDSGRVAWRSKDRTATGKNAAKKAVSRTAPVLSGGLLYIFSNDGSRLLALDPSADGEGATRWSKDVSGYEGGAKVVGNRILLAAADGTVTALDSTTHRQRWQKRFPGHQLPLFSSFGDAHTAYAAEGTPDGKATQVTAIDPAGGKVHWSRRLPGTLAVAGSGASGALYLTVTDPTLSYRTTAVVRYDPATRHSRRLKLTAPLDGASAVVQGESVYLLAEGGSLQAVGRHKWDTETSVSRGSAPVVSDGRLYFTAADGRLLAVDATSGELLGQTPPRMSGRHNGFVETLPAPRTDGPGGRVYAAAPDGTVFAAATKDPAGW; this is encoded by the coding sequence ATGCCATCGCTGCGCGATTCCGGCATCGGCCCGGAAGCGGAGCATCCGGAATACGCCGGCCAATACCGCCTGGAGGCGCGGCTCGGCTCCGGCGGCATGGGCGTGGTCCATCTGGCGCGCTCGTCCTCCGGGCTGCTGCTCGCGGTCAAGGTCATCCATGCCGAATTCGCCCAGGACCCGGAGTTCCGCGGGCGGTTCCGGCAGGAGGTGGCGGCCGCGCGGCGGGTCAGCGGGGCCTTCACGGCGCCCGTCGTTGACGCCGATCCGGATGCCGAACGCCCCTGGATGGCGACCCTCCACATTCCCGGCCCGACGCTCTCCGATCATGTGAAGCGGAATGGCCCGCTGGCGGTCGACGAGGTGCGGCGGCTGGCGTCGGGGCTCGCCGAGGCGCTACGGGACATCCATCGCGCCGGGGTGGTGCACCGCGATCTGAAGCCCGGAAATGTGCTGCTGGCCACAGATGGGCCGAAAGTCATCGACTTCGGCATCTCGCGGCCCTCCGACAGTGAAATGCGCACCGAGACCGGCAAGTTGATCGGTACGCCGCCCTTCATGGCACCCGAACAGTTCCAGCGGCCGCGTGAGGTGGGGCCGGCGGCGGATGTCTTCGCACTGGGTTCGGTGCTGGTGCATGCCGCCACCGGACGCGGCCCGTTCGACTCGGAGAGCCCGTATCTCGTCGCCTATCAGGTGGTGCACGACGAGGCCGATCTGGCGGGTGTGCCGCCGGAGTTGGTGCCGCTCGTAGAGAGCTGTCTGGCGAAGGATCCGGCGGACCGGCCGACACCGGACGCGCTGATGGAGCTGCTGCGGACGGACACACCCGCGGACGTACCGATCGGCGGCCTGCTGCCGGGCGGTGCCGTGGCAGGCGGTGCCCTGCCGGGCGGTGTCGTGCCTGGCGGTGTCGTGGCGGGTGACGCGGTGCCTTACGGCGCGGCCGCGGGCGAGGCGGTGACGGGTGAGGCGCTCCCCCACGGCGAAGTAGGGGGCACTTCGGCGCCCGGCCGCGTGGTGCCGCCGGCGCGGATACCGGAGCAGCGGCAGCCAATACAGCGCCGCCCGCAGCAGCCCCAGCCGCAGCCGGTACGGGCCGAGGCCACCCCGTCGCGCGCCGAGACCACGCACGTCCGCGCCCCCGCGCCCGTCGACCACCCCGACGGCCCCGGACTCCCCGGACTCCCCGGACTCCCCGGACTCCCCGACGATGCCGACCACCCCGGGCCCCCGGGGTGGCCCACTGCCCCGGCCGACTCCGCCACGCCCCACCACCCTGCCCGCTCCCGTACCCGTACCCGCCCCCGCTCCCGCTCCGGCTCTCGCCTCCGTGCCCGCCGCTGGCCTCTCTGGGCCGCCGTCGCCCTCGTCGTCACCGGAGCCGGCACGTACGCGGGCGTCCAGGCGCTCTCCCCGGGCGGCACCGGCCAGGACCCTGCCCTGCAGACCCACCCGTCGCGCAACGGCCGCGCCGACTTCCACCCGTGGCGCACCACCCTCGTCGAGCGCCCCAAGGGCTACGACGCCGAACTGCCGCACTGCACCACCGGTTCCGGCGCCGTCTTCTGCGGTCAGCCCGGCGTACTGGCCGCCCGGCTCGACCCGGACTCCGGCCGGGTGGCATGGCGGAGCAAGGACCGCACCGCCACCGGCAAGAACGCGGCGAAGAAGGCCGTGTCCCGCACGGCACCGGTGCTCTCCGGCGGATTGCTGTACATCTTCTCCAACGACGGCAGCCGGCTGCTGGCCCTCGACCCGTCGGCGGACGGCGAGGGCGCCACCCGCTGGAGCAAGGACGTCTCCGGGTACGAGGGCGGCGCCAAGGTCGTCGGCAACCGCATCCTGCTGGCCGCGGCGGACGGTACGGTCACCGCGCTGGACAGCACCACCCACCGGCAGCGCTGGCAGAAGCGGTTCCCGGGGCACCAGCTGCCGCTCTTCTCGTCGTTCGGCGACGCGCACACCGCCTACGCGGCCGAGGGCACCCCCGACGGGAAAGCCACCCAGGTCACCGCCATCGACCCGGCCGGCGGCAAGGTCCACTGGTCGCGGCGGCTGCCCGGCACGCTCGCCGTGGCCGGTTCCGGTGCGTCCGGGGCGCTCTATCTGACCGTCACCGACCCGACGCTCTCGTACCGCACCACCGCCGTCGTCCGCTACGACCCGGCCACCAGGCACAGCCGGCGCCTCAAACTGACCGCGCCGCTGGACGGTGCGTCCGCCGTGGTGCAGGGCGAGTCGGTGTATCTGCTGGCCGAGGGCGGCTCCCTGCAGGCCGTCGGCCGGCACAAATGGGACACCGAGACCTCGGTCAGCCGGGGCTCGGCGCCGGTGGTGAGCGACGGCCGGCTGTACTTCACAGCGGCGGACGGCCGGCTCCTCGCGGTCGACGCCACATCGGGTGAACTGCTGGGACAGACCCCGCCGCGGATGTCCGGCCGCCACAACGGCTTCGTGGAGACGCTCCCGGCCCCGCGTACGGACGGCCCGGGTGGCCGGGTCTATGCGGCGGCCCCGGACGGAACCGTCTTCGCGGCGGCGACGAAGGATCCGGCGGGCTGGTGA